Proteins from one Alkalidesulfovibrio alkalitolerans DSM 16529 genomic window:
- a CDS encoding sugar phosphate isomerase/epimerase family protein encodes MFFVNLPLRYCAREPFYLDYFLTHSLCPELGIDAFACDSLDTAWHETMARTFASAGLATAVHLPFDDLRPASCDPLMAEASRERLLRAVRIARIYAPRHMVGHASFSPPASPEQAEQQFEAALATWRRVLAAWPGHPPLYLENTHDAEPERLAGLVAALRGLGLDVGVCLDVGHWHSFSQGVARRDLSRWFAALSPFIGHVHLHDNRGEGDEHLGLGQGSIPWGEFFDLVEALPARPTATLEPHTKDALRQSEAFIAEHSVLFARLFRPV; translated from the coding sequence GCTTCGGTACTGCGCCCGGGAGCCCTTTTATCTCGACTACTTCCTGACCCATTCCCTGTGCCCTGAGCTGGGTATCGACGCCTTTGCCTGCGACAGTCTGGACACGGCCTGGCACGAGACCATGGCGCGCACCTTCGCCTCGGCCGGGCTGGCCACGGCCGTGCACCTGCCCTTCGACGATCTTCGCCCCGCAAGCTGCGACCCGCTCATGGCCGAGGCCTCGCGCGAGCGCCTTCTGCGCGCCGTGCGCATCGCCAGGATCTACGCCCCGCGCCACATGGTGGGCCACGCTTCGTTCTCCCCGCCCGCGAGCCCCGAGCAGGCCGAACAGCAGTTCGAGGCCGCGCTGGCCACCTGGCGGCGGGTGCTCGCGGCCTGGCCGGGCCATCCGCCCCTGTACCTCGAAAACACGCACGACGCCGAACCCGAGCGGCTGGCCGGGCTCGTGGCCGCGCTGCGCGGCCTTGGCCTGGACGTGGGCGTGTGTCTGGACGTGGGGCACTGGCACAGCTTCAGCCAGGGCGTGGCGCGGCGCGACCTCTCGCGCTGGTTCGCGGCCCTTTCGCCCTTCATCGGCCACGTGCACCTGCACGACAACCGGGGCGAGGGCGATGAGCATCTGGGGCTTGGGCAGGGGAGTATCCCCTGGGGCGAGTTCTTCGATCTGGTCGAGGCGCTGCCCGCGCGGCCCACGGCCACCCTGGAGCCGCACACCAAGGACGCCCTGCGCCAAAGCGAAGCCTTCATCGCCGAGCACTCGGTCCTCTTCGCCCGCCTCTTCAGGCCGGTGTAG
- a CDS encoding hypothetical protein (produces ATP from ADP in the presence of a proton gradient across the membrane; the K subunit is a nonenzymatic component which binds the dimeric form by interacting with the G and E subunits) has protein sequence MDTLTMIALAKAGAPAALGFAALGSAIGIGTAGMAAIGAWKKAYMQNKAAPFILIAFIGAPLSQTIYGMILMNVMNGICDAAMLALEQGQDVIVNWPAMLMAGIVGGMAMGASAAYQGKAGAAAADALGDTGQGFGNYLMTLGVVETVALFVMVFIQASL, from the coding sequence ATGGACACGTTGACCATGATCGCCCTGGCCAAGGCGGGAGCGCCTGCGGCGCTCGGTTTCGCGGCGCTGGGCTCGGCCATCGGCATCGGCACGGCGGGCATGGCCGCCATCGGGGCCTGGAAAAAGGCCTACATGCAGAACAAGGCCGCGCCCTTCATCCTCATCGCCTTCATCGGCGCGCCGCTCTCCCAGACCATCTACGGCATGATCCTGATGAATGTGATGAACGGCATCTGCGACGCGGCCATGCTGGCCCTGGAGCAGGGGCAGGACGTGATCGTGAACTGGCCCGCGATGCTCATGGCGGGCATCGTGGGCGGCATGGCCATGGGGGCCTCGGCGGCCTACCAAGGCAAGGCGGGCGCGGCCGCGGCCGACGCCCTGGGCGACACGGGGCAGGGATTCGGCAACTATCTGATGACGCTTGGCGTGGTCGAGACCGTGGCCCTGTTCGTGATGGTCTTCATCCAGGCCTCGCTGTAG